One genomic region from Neisseria weaveri encodes:
- a CDS encoding SDR family NAD(P)-dependent oxidoreductase, giving the protein MQTKQKIVITGHSSGLGKALAGYYATQGTTVFGISRRMLEISDGLMLRQHSLDLADTGLLAAWLEQGELAAFIADAEEIVLINNAGVVEPNAVLGRQQTEQIAKAVAVNVTAPLLLSNHLAAHKSLHSHLKIVHISSGAGRKGYPGWSVYGATKAALDHHARCVEAERNNQIKVISLAPGVIDTEMQDKIRSADAGMFPMQPRFQDLKRQGGLSSPEETASQIAEWIDAIDEDIPIIADIRDYI; this is encoded by the coding sequence TTGGCCGGATATTATGCGACACAAGGTACAACCGTATTCGGCATTTCCCGTCGGATGCTTGAAATTTCAGACGGCCTCATGCTACGGCAGCACTCTTTGGATCTTGCCGATACCGGTTTATTGGCAGCTTGGCTGGAACAGGGCGAACTGGCAGCGTTTATTGCCGATGCGGAAGAAATCGTTCTGATTAACAATGCAGGTGTGGTCGAACCGAATGCGGTTTTAGGGCGGCAGCAAACCGAGCAGATTGCCAAAGCGGTTGCTGTTAATGTTACCGCGCCTTTATTGCTCAGCAACCATCTCGCCGCACATAAATCTCTGCATTCACATTTGAAAATTGTCCATATCAGCAGTGGTGCCGGCAGAAAAGGCTATCCCGGTTGGAGCGTATACGGCGCAACCAAAGCTGCATTGGATCATCATGCCCGTTGTGTTGAAGCAGAAAGAAACAATCAGATTAAGGTTATCAGCCTTGCTCCCGGTGTTATCGATACGGAAATGCAGGACAAAATCAGGTCAGCCGATGCCGGTATGTTCCCCATGCAGCCGCGTTTTCAGGATTTGAAACGGCAAGGCGGTTTGTCTTCTCCTGAAGAAACCGCTTCTCAAATTGCCGAATGGATAGATGCTATAGATGAAGATATCCCGATTATTGCAGATATACGCGACTATATCTAA